In Deferribacteraceae bacterium V6Fe1, one genomic interval encodes:
- a CDS encoding glycosyltransferase family 4 protein yields the protein MKFLQVINVRWYNATAWYAVNLSRILQEHGHKVVVLGLPGSPPIKKACEYGLEVFELNLNSNNPFVFYKNHTELSAFIRDYKPEIINCHRGEFFWWFAFNRRKSSNFKLLRTRGDQRKPSTDLLNRIMHDKWCDKIIATSNKIKNYYLQMGISSDKIKVIYGGVDTKKFYPNTAERKRIREEFDFKDEDFVVGIVGRFDPVKGHEILIKAISYLYNKDGFNNIRLFIVGFDSIISKRELEEKLVNYKIDSITKFAGFREDIASVLNSFDLGVVSSVGSETICRVGMEIMASGVPLVVSNIGTLPELVEKENVYQYDNYIDLAEKIKNHSKKTFVYSDECFYKEYLSLVESL from the coding sequence ATGAAGTTTTTGCAGGTCATAAATGTTAGGTGGTATAATGCTACTGCATGGTATGCAGTAAATTTATCACGTATTTTGCAAGAGCACGGGCATAAGGTCGTAGTATTGGGCCTGCCCGGCTCACCCCCTATTAAAAAAGCCTGTGAGTACGGATTGGAAGTCTTTGAATTAAATTTAAATAGTAATAATCCATTTGTATTTTATAAAAATCATACCGAGCTTTCAGCTTTTATAAGAGATTATAAACCTGAAATAATAAACTGCCACAGGGGTGAGTTTTTTTGGTGGTTTGCCTTTAACAGGCGGAAATCTTCAAATTTTAAGCTTTTACGCACAAGAGGGGACCAGCGTAAACCTTCGACAGATTTGCTAAACAGGATAATGCACGACAAATGGTGTGATAAAATCATAGCCACAAGTAATAAAATAAAAAATTATTACCTACAGATGGGGATAAGTTCAGATAAAATCAAGGTTATTTATGGGGGGGTCGATACTAAAAAGTTTTATCCGAATACCGCAGAGCGAAAAAGGATAAGAGAAGAGTTTGATTTCAAAGATGAAGATTTTGTAGTTGGGATTGTCGGCAGGTTTGACCCGGTCAAAGGGCATGAAATACTGATTAAAGCAATCTCTTACCTTTATAATAAAGATGGTTTCAATAATATAAGATTATTCATTGTGGGTTTTGATTCTATAATATCAAAAAGGGAGTTAGAGGAAAAGTTAGTCAATTATAAAATTGATAGCATTACTAAGTTTGCAGGGTTTAGAGAAGATATCGCTTCCGTGTTAAATAGCTTTGACTTGGGTGTTGTTTCGTCTGTTGGTTCGGAGACAATATGCAGGGTAGGGATGGAGATAATGGCATCCGGTGTCCCTTTGGTAGTATCCAATATTGGCACGTTGCCTGAGCTTGTTGAAAAGGAAAATGTTTATCAATATGATAATTATATAGATTTAGCTGAGAAAATCAAAAATCATTCCAAGAAAACTTTTGTTTATTCCGATGAATGCTTCTATAAAGAGTATTTGAGTTTGGTTGAAAGTTTGTAA
- the murD gene encoding UDP-N-acetylmuramoyl-L-alanine--D-glutamate ligase, translated as MKAAILGYGKSGQSAEKILKVNGITNIDIYDDSLASYPNITEVKEGYDTIVVSPGLDLNKLNIDKDNVTNEIDLAYSKIDNNAKIIGVTGTNGKSTITYLTEQILNNYGIKAKACGNIGYPFGEAVLEQYDAYVVELSSFQIDLIKLFKADSSCISNITDDHFDRYGNLENYVNAKLKILDITKFKVYALNDNILKEKLTGFARFIDKDLSSYPFIEDEVMKFGNFYVNLQKFNLFGWHNKVNLAFALSLASEVVNLNGDVTNLISNLKGLPHRCEYVAEIKGNIYINDSKGTNVDSTLVALKSIDDDCILILGGKDKGGNFGLLADLINKKVKSLILYGAAAEKIESQLNGKIHVKCHKVNLLKDAVYKAYELSRDTSYVLFSPGCASFDQFKNFEERGEYFKKYVFEIKGLANA; from the coding sequence ATGAAAGCAGCTATTTTGGGATACGGAAAAAGCGGACAATCTGCCGAGAAAATTTTGAAAGTTAACGGGATTACAAATATAGATATATATGATGACTCATTGGCATCATATCCAAATATTACAGAGGTAAAAGAGGGTTACGATACAATTGTGGTTTCACCTGGATTAGACTTAAATAAATTAAATATAGACAAGGATAATGTGACAAACGAAATAGACCTTGCTTATAGTAAGATTGACAATAATGCCAAAATTATCGGAGTTACAGGCACAAACGGGAAATCTACCATTACTTATTTAACTGAGCAGATATTAAACAATTACGGCATCAAAGCCAAAGCGTGTGGTAATATAGGATACCCTTTTGGAGAAGCAGTATTGGAACAATATGATGCTTATGTGGTCGAGTTAAGCAGTTTTCAAATTGACTTGATCAAACTGTTCAAAGCCGATTCGTCATGTATTTCAAACATTACCGATGATCATTTCGACAGATATGGTAATTTGGAAAATTATGTTAACGCCAAACTTAAGATTTTGGATATAACAAAATTCAAGGTTTACGCGTTAAATGATAATATCCTTAAAGAAAAGTTGACTGGTTTTGCAAGATTTATTGATAAAGATTTAAGCTCTTATCCGTTTATAGAAGATGAAGTAATGAAATTTGGCAATTTTTATGTGAATCTTCAAAAATTTAATCTGTTTGGTTGGCATAACAAAGTAAATTTGGCATTTGCGCTGAGTCTGGCATCTGAAGTTGTTAATTTGAATGGGGATGTTACAAATCTTATAAGTAATTTAAAAGGGTTGCCTCACAGGTGTGAATATGTAGCTGAAATAAAAGGGAATATTTATATCAATGACTCAAAAGGGACAAATGTCGACTCTACATTGGTGGCGTTAAAATCTATTGATGACGACTGCATATTAATTCTTGGGGGTAAGGACAAAGGTGGAAACTTTGGTTTATTAGCAGATTTAATAAACAAGAAAGTCAAGTCGCTTATTCTATATGGTGCAGCTGCGGAAAAAATTGAAAGTCAATTAAATGGGAAAATACATGTCAAATGCCATAAGGTTAACTTGTTAAAAGACGCTGTTTATAAAGCATATGAATTAAGTAGAGACACTTCATATGTGCTCTTTTCTCCGGGTTGCGCAAGTTTTGATCAATTTAAAAATTTTGAGGAAAGGGGAGAATATTTCAAAAAATATGTATTTGAAATAAAGGGATTAGCTAATGCATAA
- the ftsA gene encoding cell division protein FtsA codes for MKQENVYVGLDIGTTKVCVVVVKKNHDDSLDVIGVGTAPSVGLRKGVVINIDATVNSITEAVKEAEKVSGVQIKSVCAGIAGGHIKSFNSRGIIAVKNREVTAKDVDRVIESASAVDIPLGCEVLHVIPQQYVLDGQTEIKDPIGMNGIRLEVDVHIVTGAVSSAKNILKSCERANISVDDIVLEQLASSEAVLSDDEREIGVCLIDGGGGTTDMAVFKRGAVCHTAVLQLGGNNFTRDLSIGLNTPESEAEKLKKLYGSVWLPTTADETIAVPSVGGRPPRKISKPVLTQILQARCEEIFQMFLGELQKKQLIEFLGAGIVVTGGLSNLNGIEYLAQSIFELPVRVGRPLNVYGLKDLVDDPVYATGVGLAIHAAKKGHQQVKISKGSDEKVFSQVLKRMKSWFGEFF; via the coding sequence ATGAAACAGGAAAATGTATATGTAGGGCTTGATATTGGCACCACGAAAGTATGTGTAGTGGTAGTTAAGAAAAATCATGATGATTCCCTTGATGTCATTGGTGTTGGGACAGCTCCGAGCGTAGGATTGAGAAAAGGGGTAGTTATAAACATTGATGCAACAGTAAACTCAATAACTGAAGCGGTAAAAGAAGCGGAAAAAGTTTCAGGGGTACAGATTAAAAGTGTATGTGCCGGCATTGCAGGGGGGCACATTAAAAGTTTTAATTCAAGGGGGATAATTGCGGTAAAAAATAGAGAAGTAACGGCTAAAGATGTGGACAGGGTTATAGAGTCGGCTTCTGCTGTTGATATCCCCTTAGGTTGCGAAGTGCTGCATGTCATACCCCAACAATATGTCCTTGACGGGCAGACTGAGATTAAAGACCCTATAGGAATGAATGGGATTAGACTTGAAGTTGATGTTCATATTGTTACAGGTGCTGTTAGCAGTGCAAAAAATATATTAAAAAGCTGCGAAAGGGCGAATATTTCCGTTGATGATATAGTATTGGAGCAGCTTGCTTCAAGCGAAGCCGTATTGTCAGATGACGAAAGGGAGATAGGCGTTTGTCTTATTGATGGTGGCGGTGGTACAACTGATATGGCGGTATTTAAAAGAGGAGCGGTTTGCCATACGGCTGTTTTACAATTAGGAGGGAATAATTTTACAAGAGACTTGTCAATTGGGCTAAATACGCCTGAGTCAGAGGCTGAAAAGTTAAAGAAACTTTATGGCTCCGTATGGCTTCCGACAACTGCCGATGAAACAATAGCAGTGCCGTCAGTCGGGGGCAGGCCTCCGAGAAAAATTTCCAAGCCCGTTCTGACACAGATATTGCAGGCAAGGTGTGAGGAGATTTTTCAAATGTTTTTAGGTGAATTGCAGAAAAAACAACTTATTGAATTTTTAGGTGCAGGCATTGTTGTAACTGGAGGGCTGTCTAACCTTAATGGTATCGAATATTTGGCTCAGTCAATTTTTGAACTTCCCGTTAGGGTGGGAAGACCTTTAAATGTTTATGGTTTAAAAGATTTGGTAGATGATCCTGTTTATGCAACCGGTGTGGGTTTGGCAATCCATGCAGCAAAAAAAGGGCATCAACAGGTAAAAATATCTAAAGGCAGTGACGAAAAAGTTTTTTCACAAGTTTTAAAAAGAATGAAGAGCTGGTTTGGCGAGTTCTTCTAA
- a CDS encoding D-alanine--D-alanine ligase, which translates to MKDKKIVVLYGGLSSEREVSLKTGKAVYNTLVENGYSNAILVDVDKSIAQTLIELKPDVCFNALHGKFGEDGTIQGLLETLGIKYTGSNVAASAVAFDKVLSKYVFVANAIPTADYVVLENNVDIDIPFEKCVVKPAREGSTIGISIVENAKDFFEAVNLAFKYDSKVIVEKFINGKELTVSVVGDEVFPPIWIRPKKGFYDYESKYTKGMTEYIFETGLSIDELEVLKELALKSVKVLGCTSAARVDFIYDGNEFYVLEVNTCPGMTETSLLPNAARKAGLSFIELIEKMLELA; encoded by the coding sequence ATGAAAGATAAAAAAATAGTTGTCTTATATGGCGGACTGTCAAGTGAAAGGGAAGTGTCTCTAAAGACCGGCAAGGCGGTATACAATACACTTGTTGAAAATGGTTATAGCAACGCGATTTTGGTTGATGTCGATAAAAGTATTGCCCAAACACTTATTGAGTTAAAACCTGATGTTTGCTTTAATGCTCTTCATGGCAAATTTGGGGAGGATGGCACCATACAGGGCTTACTTGAAACACTTGGCATAAAATATACCGGCTCTAATGTCGCAGCAAGCGCTGTTGCATTTGATAAAGTGTTGTCAAAATATGTGTTTGTCGCAAACGCCATCCCTACTGCAGATTATGTTGTTTTGGAAAACAATGTAGATATTGATATCCCTTTCGAAAAGTGTGTAGTAAAACCGGCAAGGGAAGGCTCTACGATAGGGATAAGTATCGTAGAAAATGCGAAAGATTTTTTTGAAGCCGTTAATTTGGCATTTAAATACGACTCGAAAGTAATTGTAGAAAAGTTTATAAACGGCAAAGAGTTAACTGTGAGCGTAGTTGGGGATGAAGTTTTTCCTCCTATTTGGATAAGACCAAAAAAAGGATTTTACGACTATGAATCCAAATATACCAAAGGGATGACTGAATATATATTTGAGACAGGTTTAAGTATTGATGAGCTTGAGGTTTTAAAAGAGTTGGCACTAAAGTCCGTAAAGGTTTTAGGATGTACTTCGGCTGCCAGAGTTGACTTTATTTATGATGGCAATGAGTTTTATGTCTTAGAGGTAAATACTTGCCCAGGTATGACTGAAACTAGCTTGTTGCCGAATGCAGCGAGAAAGGCGGGCTTAAGTTTTATAGAGCTTATTGAAAAGATGTTGGAGCTTGCTTAA
- the ftsW gene encoding putative lipid II flippase FtsW, translating to MVDVKIKIVLFTVILVLTGLIFVFSAGSMQAIRLGKPETYFFYKQFIASVIGIVAMIIAYQIPLEFYRKNVFIIYLITLFLLISVFIFPEINGSHRWIILSHINIQPSELAKFTTILYLAHYLDKKQDKLKDFTKGFMPASILLGILASLIMLEPDFGTTFLIMLLALSLFFVGGMNIMHLLGAVFMTIPLLITLIMMGDYRKMRFISFLNPWEYKDTVGYQLIQSLTAVGSGGIFGKGLGNSSQKLYFLPEAHTDFIYSIIAEEFGFIGSVFVLGIICYIFYISFKIAFMHKDRYKRLLTLGISLLVIYQAIIHVGVAIGILPTKGITLPFISYGGSALIFQLGIMGVLLRSVREIA from the coding sequence ATGGTAGATGTGAAAATAAAGATTGTTTTGTTTACTGTGATTCTTGTGCTTACCGGTCTGATTTTTGTTTTTTCAGCCGGCTCAATGCAGGCTATAAGACTTGGTAAACCAGAAACTTACTTTTTCTATAAACAATTCATTGCTTCGGTTATAGGTATAGTTGCTATGATAATAGCTTACCAGATACCTCTTGAATTTTACCGTAAGAATGTCTTTATAATATATTTGATAACATTGTTTTTGCTTATTTCCGTGTTTATCTTTCCTGAGATTAATGGCTCGCACAGATGGATAATTTTATCTCATATAAACATTCAACCTTCAGAATTGGCAAAATTTACGACTATATTATATCTTGCTCACTATTTGGATAAAAAGCAGGATAAGTTGAAAGATTTTACGAAAGGTTTTATGCCCGCTTCAATTTTACTTGGTATTTTGGCATCATTAATTATGCTTGAACCTGATTTTGGTACGACTTTTTTGATTATGCTTTTGGCACTGAGTTTGTTTTTTGTAGGTGGCATGAATATTATGCATCTTCTCGGAGCAGTCTTTATGACAATTCCGCTGCTTATTACCCTTATAATGATGGGTGATTATAGAAAAATGAGATTTATCAGTTTTTTAAACCCATGGGAGTATAAGGATACCGTTGGTTATCAGCTGATACAGTCATTAACTGCAGTGGGGAGTGGGGGCATATTTGGCAAAGGGCTTGGCAACAGCTCCCAAAAGCTTTACTTTCTCCCCGAAGCACATACTGATTTTATATATTCTATTATTGCAGAGGAGTTTGGATTTATCGGCTCGGTATTTGTTTTGGGGATAATATGCTATATTTTTTACATCTCTTTTAAAATAGCTTTTATGCATAAGGACAGATACAAGAGACTTTTGACACTTGGTATATCACTTTTGGTAATATATCAGGCAATTATTCATGTTGGAGTTGCAATCGGTATTTTACCGACAAAAGGTATTACACTCCCTTTTATAAGCTATGGTGGTTCAGCACTTATTTTTCAATTAGGTATAATGGGAGTGTTACTAAGAAGTGTAAGGGAGATTGCATGA
- the ftsZ gene encoding cell division protein FtsZ — translation MFEFETFNSGAVIKVIGVGGAGGNAINNMIKSGIEGVEFISANTDAQALSKNLAPVKIQLGTNLTKGLGAGGNPEVGRKAAVEDAESIEDALRGADLVFVTAGMGGGTGTGAAAVIASIAKDMGALTVAVVSKPFYWEGKRRNEFAEQGLKFLKEHVDTFIAVPNDRLLDIIDKNTSFTEAFRIADDVLRQGVQGISDTINSEGYINVDFADVRAIMESKGMALMGIGQASGENRDIEAAKKALMSPLLADANIKGAEGILINITGGQDVTMYEIQNIAQYIYENSGEDAAIYKGVVIDDKYQGQIKVTVVATGLGRVKETQKTVKMDEYIKNTTPEASKIIKKVQSIRNIDRGLKTLDDFDEEEFEIPTYIRKQVD, via the coding sequence ATGTTTGAATTTGAAACTTTTAACAGTGGTGCGGTAATTAAGGTTATCGGAGTTGGCGGAGCGGGCGGCAATGCCATCAACAACATGATTAAGTCTGGTATTGAAGGGGTTGAATTTATTTCAGCTAACACGGATGCACAGGCTTTATCAAAAAACCTGGCTCCGGTTAAGATTCAGTTAGGGACAAACCTTACAAAAGGTTTGGGAGCAGGCGGTAATCCTGAAGTTGGCAGGAAAGCGGCTGTTGAAGATGCTGAAAGTATTGAAGATGCATTGAGAGGCGCTGATCTTGTATTTGTTACAGCCGGAATGGGTGGCGGTACAGGTACGGGTGCTGCAGCGGTAATCGCAAGTATTGCAAAAGATATGGGTGCACTGACAGTTGCGGTAGTATCAAAGCCTTTCTATTGGGAAGGTAAAAGAAGGAACGAATTTGCGGAGCAAGGGTTAAAGTTTTTAAAAGAGCATGTGGACACATTTATTGCCGTTCCAAATGACAGATTGCTTGATATTATTGATAAGAATACCTCTTTTACTGAGGCTTTCAGGATTGCGGATGATGTCTTAAGGCAAGGTGTTCAAGGTATATCAGATACTATTAACAGTGAAGGTTATATAAATGTAGACTTTGCAGACGTTAGAGCAATTATGGAGTCAAAAGGGATGGCTCTTATGGGTATTGGTCAGGCAAGCGGTGAAAATAGGGATATTGAAGCTGCCAAGAAGGCATTAATGAGCCCTCTGCTTGCGGATGCAAATATAAAAGGAGCAGAAGGTATCTTAATCAATATTACCGGTGGTCAAGATGTGACTATGTATGAGATACAAAATATTGCTCAATACATATATGAAAATTCCGGTGAGGATGCCGCTATTTATAAGGGTGTGGTAATTGATGATAAATATCAGGGGCAGATCAAGGTAACTGTCGTGGCTACTGGGCTTGGTAGGGTAAAAGAAACTCAGAAAACAGTAAAAATGGATGAGTATATCAAAAATACGACTCCGGAGGCCTCAAAAATTATAAAAAAGGTTCAAAGTATCAGAAATATAGATAGGGGCTTGAAGACGTTGGATGATTTTGATGAAGAGGAGTTTGAAATACCGACTTACATAAGGAAACAAGTAGATTAA
- a CDS encoding UDP-N-acetylmuramate--L-alanine ligase encodes MFGKVKKIHFVGIGGIGMSGIAEVLKNMGFEVSGSDLSENANVLRLKDMGVRVFKGHNKSNVDGVDVVVYSSAVRPDNPELVAASEMYIPCIRRGEMLAELMRMKYSIVVAGSHGKTTTTSMLAEIFKTAELDPTIVIGGRLNSEDNNASLGKSLIMISEADESDRSFLILYPTFSVITNIDLEHLDCYKDMDDIKGAFAEFANRVPFYGKNFICLDDENCADIFQFIKRKVVTYGLRSKADITVSNIKKDGFRTTYNVTAYGQELGEFELNFPGEHNISNSLAAIGISLEFSIDVNVIKAALKNFKGVQRRLSKRFETDNVVVFDDYGHHPTEIKATLKAIREAYENRKVVVVFQPHRYTRTRLLMNDFAKSFFNSDMVFVTDIYAASEDPIEGVHSQVLVEEIKKHGFKDVFYLGKESDFFKYYERIKDESLVIVTLGAGSITKFSFEIAEFLGGGVYER; translated from the coding sequence ATGTTTGGAAAAGTAAAAAAGATACATTTTGTCGGCATCGGCGGTATAGGGATGAGTGGTATCGCTGAGGTACTTAAAAATATGGGGTTTGAAGTATCCGGCTCAGATTTGAGTGAAAATGCCAATGTTTTAAGGCTTAAAGATATGGGGGTCAGAGTTTTTAAAGGGCATAATAAGAGCAATGTGGATGGGGTGGATGTGGTGGTTTATTCCTCAGCTGTAAGACCTGATAATCCTGAGCTTGTAGCTGCTTCGGAAATGTATATTCCGTGCATTAGAAGAGGTGAGATGCTTGCTGAGCTTATGAGGATGAAATATTCAATAGTTGTAGCCGGTAGTCATGGAAAAACGACAACTACTTCAATGCTTGCGGAAATTTTTAAAACGGCTGAGCTTGACCCAACGATTGTTATAGGTGGCAGATTAAATAGTGAGGATAACAATGCAAGTCTTGGCAAAAGCTTGATTATGATATCTGAAGCAGATGAGAGCGACAGATCGTTTCTAATTTTATATCCGACATTTTCCGTTATAACCAATATAGATTTGGAGCACCTTGATTGTTACAAAGATATGGACGATATAAAGGGTGCTTTTGCGGAATTTGCAAACAGAGTGCCATTTTACGGTAAAAATTTTATATGTCTTGATGATGAAAACTGTGCGGATATCTTTCAGTTTATCAAAAGGAAGGTAGTTACCTATGGCCTTCGTTCAAAAGCGGATATAACAGTCTCAAATATCAAAAAAGATGGATTTAGGACTACTTATAATGTAACAGCGTATGGCCAGGAACTTGGTGAATTTGAATTAAATTTTCCGGGTGAGCACAATATTTCAAATTCTTTGGCTGCAATAGGTATCTCTTTGGAGTTTTCTATTGATGTAAACGTAATTAAAGCAGCCCTCAAGAATTTTAAGGGTGTTCAAAGAAGGCTGAGTAAAAGATTTGAAACGGATAATGTGGTGGTTTTTGATGATTACGGGCATCACCCTACGGAGATTAAGGCAACTTTAAAGGCAATCAGAGAAGCTTACGAAAATAGAAAGGTAGTGGTAGTGTTTCAGCCTCACAGGTATACAAGGACAAGGCTATTAATGAACGATTTTGCCAAATCATTTTTTAACTCTGACATGGTTTTTGTAACGGACATATACGCTGCAAGCGAAGATCCTATCGAAGGTGTTCATTCTCAAGTGTTGGTAGAGGAGATAAAAAAACACGGCTTCAAAGATGTATTTTATTTGGGCAAGGAGAGTGACTTTTTTAAATACTACGAAAGAATAAAAGATGAAAGCCTTGTCATTGTGACGCTTGGGGCGGGTAGTATTACTAAATTTTCTTTTGAAATAGCTGAATTTTTAGGCGGTGGTGTTTATGAAAGATAA
- a CDS encoding UDP-N-acetylglucosamine--N-acetylmuramyl-(pentapeptide) pyrophosphoryl-undecaprenol N-acetylglucosamine transferase, whose protein sequence is MKVILAGGGTGGHLYPAIALAEELSKKGTDFIFMVSDRGIEREILSKLNYKFVEQNIKPFADRGLVGKINIFFGIAKEVYRLRKHFDVNDKVILFGGFAAAISGLIALIRGCDLYIHEQNSVMGFTNRFFAGYAKKVFISFDKTLKVKGKAIVSGNPVRSSIIETAPKSELGKTVMLMGGSQGSRLLNNMMAESANDLIAKGYKIIHQTGKKLFNETKTKYESLGLFGNPNIELLDYLDDINCYYSKADILVSRAGSGSIFEIMKVRKPAVFVPLKIAAENHQYFNALEAAEKGCGVIIEENNLNKEILVKKIEEIHRDYEKKFLPKLKEIKTKDSVSIILKGMNL, encoded by the coding sequence ATGAAGGTAATTTTGGCTGGAGGCGGCACCGGTGGCCACTTGTATCCGGCAATAGCATTGGCTGAAGAGTTAAGTAAGAAGGGGACGGACTTTATCTTTATGGTCTCTGACAGAGGGATTGAAAGGGAGATTTTGAGTAAGTTAAATTATAAATTTGTTGAGCAAAATATTAAACCTTTTGCTGATAGGGGTTTGGTAGGGAAAATAAACATATTTTTTGGTATTGCCAAAGAGGTGTATCGTTTAAGAAAACATTTTGATGTAAATGATAAAGTTATATTGTTTGGAGGGTTTGCTGCAGCTATTTCAGGATTAATCGCTCTTATCAGAGGGTGCGATTTGTATATACATGAACAAAATTCTGTAATGGGGTTTACGAATAGATTCTTTGCAGGGTATGCCAAAAAAGTGTTTATAAGCTTCGATAAGACGCTAAAGGTAAAAGGGAAAGCTATTGTGTCAGGGAATCCGGTAAGAAGTAGCATAATAGAGACTGCTCCAAAGAGTGAACTTGGAAAAACTGTTATGCTTATGGGTGGCAGTCAGGGGAGCAGGCTTTTAAACAATATGATGGCTGAAAGTGCTAACGACTTAATTGCTAAGGGGTACAAAATCATACATCAAACAGGGAAGAAACTTTTTAATGAGACCAAAACAAAATATGAATCCTTGGGGTTATTTGGTAATCCAAATATAGAGCTTTTGGATTATTTAGACGATATTAACTGCTATTATTCCAAGGCTGATATATTGGTTAGCCGTGCCGGCTCAGGGTCTATTTTTGAAATTATGAAAGTTAGAAAACCTGCTGTGTTTGTACCCTTAAAAATTGCCGCTGAAAATCATCAATATTTTAATGCACTGGAAGCAGCAGAGAAGGGCTGCGGCGTGATTATAGAAGAGAATAATTTAAACAAAGAGATATTGGTCAAAAAGATTGAAGAGATACACAGAGATTATGAAAAAAAGTTTTTGCCTAAGTTGAAGGAAATTAAAACGAAAGACTCTGTATCAATAATATTGAAAGGGATGAATTTATGA
- a CDS encoding phospho-N-acetylmuramoyl-pentapeptide-transferase, which produces MLYNLLYPLSEYISIFNVFKYITFRTAYAILTSLALSLYLGPVVIEKLRSLQLSQKTKGYEPETHKAKEGTPTMGGIFIILSAAISTILWADLKNPYVWIILFAFAGTGMIGFYDDYIKTVQKNPEGISPKLKFTLQLVIAIIVAFSVIYADRGANSTKLTFPFFKNLIVDLSYFYAVLAVFIIVGASNAVNLTDGLDGLATMPSVIAFGTFIIFAYVAGNVKFANYLQIIYVPGAGELAIFCGSLVGAGLGFLWFNAYPASVFMGDVGSLSLGAALGTVAVIVKQEIVLAIVGGLFVIETVSVILQVGFFKATKGKRLFRMAPIHHHFELKGWQEPKIIVRFWIVSLVLALIALSTLKLR; this is translated from the coding sequence ATGCTTTATAATCTTCTTTATCCGCTATCAGAATATATTTCGATATTTAACGTTTTTAAATACATTACTTTCAGGACTGCCTATGCGATACTCACTTCCCTTGCCTTAAGTTTGTATTTGGGTCCGGTTGTTATAGAAAAGCTTAGAAGTTTGCAACTTTCACAAAAAACAAAAGGTTATGAGCCTGAAACCCACAAGGCAAAAGAAGGCACACCTACTATGGGTGGAATATTTATAATTTTATCTGCTGCAATATCTACGATACTGTGGGCGGATTTGAAGAACCCTTATGTTTGGATAATTCTTTTTGCCTTTGCAGGCACAGGAATGATAGGTTTTTACGATGATTATATTAAAACGGTTCAGAAAAATCCCGAAGGGATAAGTCCCAAACTTAAATTTACATTGCAACTTGTTATAGCGATTATTGTTGCTTTTTCCGTTATATATGCTGACAGAGGGGCTAATTCTACAAAATTGACATTCCCTTTCTTTAAAAATCTAATAGTTGACCTGTCATATTTCTACGCAGTATTGGCAGTATTTATAATAGTGGGTGCTTCAAATGCGGTAAATTTGACGGATGGACTTGATGGTCTTGCTACGATGCCAAGCGTTATTGCATTTGGGACATTCATAATTTTTGCTTATGTCGCAGGTAATGTGAAATTTGCTAATTATCTGCAAATTATATATGTGCCGGGTGCTGGTGAGCTGGCAATATTTTGTGGGAGCTTGGTTGGGGCTGGTCTTGGATTTTTATGGTTTAATGCATATCCTGCTTCCGTTTTTATGGGGGATGTGGGCAGCCTTTCTCTCGGGGCTGCGCTTGGGACAGTTGCGGTTATAGTTAAGCAAGAGATTGTTTTGGCAATTGTAGGTGGACTTTTTGTAATAGAAACTGTTTCTGTAATTTTACAGGTTGGTTTTTTTAAAGCCACAAAAGGTAAAAGGCTGTTTAGAATGGCACCGATACACCATCATTTCGAATTAAAAGGTTGGCAGGAGCCAAAGATTATTGTGAGATTTTGGATTGTCTCACTTGTTTTGGCACTGATTGCTCTAAGTACTTTAAAATTAAGGTAA